In the Nicotiana tabacum cultivar K326 chromosome 16, ASM71507v2, whole genome shotgun sequence genome, one interval contains:
- the LOC107789526 gene encoding uncharacterized protein LOC107789526, protein MAKRAKIVNTILSTSNKKFTFGLLPQLQCRNATHFPATNRPPKLADQISRLLILQRYTAVDNLKFDFSDNLVDAVLVKLKLHPNASLHFFKLASRRQFYKPHVKSYCKIVHILSRAKMFDETRFYLSELLELSRNVKPVPFIWDELVAVYREFKFSPTVFDMVLKISAKKGLVKNALYVFDNMHKCGRVPSLSSCNSLLSNLVKNGEIFTAFSVYDQMNRIGISPDIYTCTIMVNAYCKDGKVDKAEIFIDEIEKMGLELSVVTYHSLINGYVEKKDLKGVERVLRQMEERGISRNVVTFTLLIKGYCRLCKMEEAEKVFREMKEVDEQVYGVLIDGFCQIGKMDDALRIQDEMLRSGFNMNLFICNSLINGYCKVGKISNAEQVVRSMNGWNLKPDSYSYHTLLDGYCRERLMQNAFELCDEMIRDGIDPTVVTYNTLLKGLCQEGAISDALHLWNLMLKRGVVPNAVGYSTLLDAFLNMGEFEKALLLWKHILAKGHTKSRILLNTMLKGFCKMGKMAEAELLFNKMEELGCSPDAITYRILSDGFCKTGEIEKAFETKDAMELQNIPASVESYNSLISGLMKAGKFGRVEDLLNEMHDRELTPNTVTFGALIAGWFKEGLPEKAFKAYFEMREKGFNPNVIIVSSIISGLYKLGRTDDANKLLQKILDVNLYPDLRRFYSFSNSRTELLDVQKVADSLDGSAAKSIVPNNVLYNIAVAALCKSGKIDDARDVVNYLSLKGFTPDEFTYCTLIHGISLAGKVNEAFDLRDEMLIKDLVPNIAVYNALIDGLCKAGNHERALRLFNKLHLKGLAPNVITYNTLIDGYYKIGKTSEATQLLKRITEEEILQS, encoded by the coding sequence ATGGCAAAGAGAGCGAAAATAGTAAACACAATTCTCTCTACTTCAAATAAGAAATTCACCTTTGGGCTACTCCCTCAGCTCCAATGCCGTAACGCCACCCATTTTCCGGCGACTAACCGACCACCCAAACTCGCCGATCAAATATCCCGTCTTTTGATTCTCCAGCGTTACACCGCCGTAGACAACCTCAAATTTGATTTCTCCGACAACCTCGTCGACGCCGTTCTCGTAAAACTCAAACTTCATCCTAACGCTTCGTTGCATTTCTTCAAGTTAGCTTCACGGCGTCAGTTTTATAAACCCCATGTAAAATCTTACTGCAAAATAGTTCACATATTATCCAGAGCGAAAATGTTCGATGAGACTAGGTTTTATTTATCTGAGCTTCTAGAACTTTCTAGAAACGTAAAACCCGTGCCGTTTATTTGGGATGAATTAGTAGCAGTTTATAGAGAGTTCAAGTTTTCTCCTACGGTATTCGATATGGTGTTGAAAATTTCCGCGAAAAAAGGATTAGTCAAAAATGCCTTGTACGTGTTTGATAATATGCACAAGTGTGGTCGTGTTCCTAGTTTGAGCTCTTGTAATAGTTTATTGAgtaatttggtgaaaaatggtgaaatattTACTGCTTTTTCTGTATATGATCAGATGAATAGGATTGGGATCTCTCCTGATATATATACGTGTACGATAATGGTAAATGCATATTGCAAGGATGGGAAGGTTGATAAAGCTGAGATTTTTATTGATGAAATTGAGAAGATGGGTTTGGAGCTGAGTGTTGTTACTTATCATAGTTTGATCAATGGGTATGTGGAGAAGAAGGATCTCAAGGGTGTCGAAAGAGTGTTGAGGCAAATGGAGGAAAGAGGAATTTCGAGAAATGTAGTTACATTCACGTTGTTGATTAAGGGTTATTGCAGGCTGTGTAAGATGGAGGAAGCTGAGAAAGTGTTCAGAGAAATGAAGGAAGTGGATGAGCAGGTCTATGGCGTGTTAATTGACGGGTTTTGTCAAATAGGGAAAATGGATGATGCCCTTAGGATTCAGGATGAGATGTTGAGATCAGGGTTTAACATGAACTTGTTCATTTGTAATTCCTTGATAAATGGGTATTGCAAAGTTGGAAAAATTAGCAATGCGGAACAGGTTGTTAGGAGCATGAACGGCTGGAATCTAAAACCTGATTCGTATAGCTATCACACCCTTTTAGATGGCTATTGTAGGGAAAGATTGATGCAAAATGCATTCGAGCTTTGTGATGAGATGATTCGTGATGGTATCGATCCAACAGTTGTCACTTACAACACTCTCCTGAAAGGACTATGTCAGGAAGGTGCCATTTCTGATGCTTTGCATCTTTGGAATTTGATGCttaaaagaggtgttgttcctAATGCAGTTGGATACAGTACTCTTTTAGATGCATTTCTTAACATGGGAGAATTTGAAAAGGCTTTACTCCTGTGGAAACATATACTAGCAAAAGGGCACACCAAAAGCAGGATTCTTTTAAATACGATGCTTAAAGGATTCTGTAAGATGGGGAAAATGGCTGAAGCTGAGCTGCTTTTTAACAAAATGGAGGAGCTTGGCTGTTCACCAGATGCAATAACTTACAGGATACTGAGTGATGGGTTTTGTAAAACAGGGGAGATTGAAAAAGCTTTTGAAACAAAGGATGCCATGGAACTGCAAAACATTCCTGCCTCTGTAGAAAGTTATAACTCCCTTATTAGTGGACTTATGAAGGCTGGGAAGTTTGGCAGAGTCGAAGATCTCCTTAATGAAATGCATGACAGGGAATTAACCCCCAACACTGTTACATTTGGAGCCCTTATTGCTGGTTGGTTTAAAGAAGGATTGCCTGAGAAAGCTTTTAAAGCATATTTTGAGATGAGAGAGAAGGGATTCAATCCAAATGTCATCATAGTTAGCTCTATTATTAGTGGATTGTACAAACTTGGTAGGACTGATGATGCTAACAAGCTCCTGCAGAAAATACTGGATGTAAATTTGTACCCTGACCTTAGACGTTTTTACAGTTTTTCAAACTCTAGGACAGAGCTGCTAGATGTGCAGAAAGTTGCGGATTCCCTTGATGGAAGTGCTGCAAAATCTATTGTTCCCAATAATGTCCTGTATAATATAGCTGTGGCAGCGTTATGCAAATCAGGGAAGATCGATGATGCAAGAGATGTTGTAAATTACCTCTCACTAAAAGGCTTTACTCCTGATGAGTTTACCTACTGCACCCTTATCCATGGCATTTCTTTGGCTGGTAAAGTGAATGAAGCTTTTGATTTGCGCGATGAGATGCTAATAAAGGATCTTGTTCCAAATATTGCAGTATACAATGCTCTTATAGATGGCCTTTGTAAAGCAGGCAACCATGAACGAGCATTGAGACTTTTCAATAAGCTTCATTTGAAAGGGTTAGCTCCTAATGTTATAACTTATAACACTCTGATAGATGGATACTATAAGATTGGTAAAACTAGTGAAGCCACGCAACTGCTGAAGAGAATAACAGAAGAAGAAATCCTTCAGTCATAA